In the Herpetosiphonaceae bacterium genome, one interval contains:
- a CDS encoding exonuclease domain-containing protein, protein MLTLPVDSLLDQAEIIADRERDPARAAMDLARQILDLKDVVVIATTTSGPRGELIEFAALASDGSILFHTLIRPQSSISARATALHGLTDADVEDAPHLAQVWTSITTVLTDRPVAGYQIVVSQRDLRRCADQLAVPYRDSHWLSIADLYARYAQRTQWCSLTTACANLGIDTLPRGALKQSRACLALLRGMAERV, encoded by the coding sequence ATGCTAACCCTCCCCGTCGATAGCCTCCTGGACCAAGCGGAAATCATCGCCGATCGGGAGCGCGATCCTGCCCGAGCGGCAATGGACCTCGCTCGACAAATCTTGGATCTGAAGGACGTCGTGGTGATTGCCACCACGACGTCAGGACCGCGGGGAGAATTGATTGAGTTTGCTGCGCTGGCCAGTGACGGTTCCATCCTGTTTCACACACTGATCCGGCCTCAGTCGTCGATCTCAGCGCGTGCGACCGCTCTTCATGGTCTGACGGATGCGGACGTGGAGGATGCGCCCCATCTCGCGCAGGTCTGGACCTCCATTACGACCGTGCTCACCGACCGTCCGGTCGCCGGCTACCAGATTGTGGTGTCGCAGCGCGACCTGCGACGGTGTGCAGACCAACTCGCAGTTCCCTATCGGGACAGCCACTGGCTGTCGATTGCCGATCTGTATGCTCGCTATGCCCAGCGAACCCAGTGGTGCTCGCTGACGACGGCCTGCGCCAATCTCGGCATTGACACGCTTCCACGAGGAGCATTGAAGCAGTCCCGCGCCTGCCTGGCCCTCTTAAGAGGCATGGCTGAGCGGGTGTGA
- a CDS encoding cytochrome P450, with product MTTQLPGPTGLPGIGSLLAFQRHPISFLVDLEHRFGSPCQFRLGSTPVVFAGDTASIRTILVDQARIFRQVYGPLKQVIGTSLITVDGEAHGQQRRLLQPFFSRRQVAKYTELMQRATHEMMQDWHSGQQIEISRATHHLALYIIGRVLFGDIDLRDRQLALSQGLDGIFSYIANLIGVHAIKNLPLRVPGTPYHRLQQAIPTIHRAVDERIEFQQRATPSGIDMLTQLTQVLDDQNQSLSTRAIRDQLLGLLLAGHETIATVLTWTLFLLARHPSIQEALRNQIQDVAGTQPPDHDVLDRIPLLQHVIKESLRLYPPAWHIAKRTSETFRIGDYLLNVAQTKILVMLSPYVTHRLPTYWTEPTRFDPERFSRGEPSQPLAYFPFGAGERMCIGMTFALLEVRLVLAMLLQKFRFQLVSNPSLAIAYSPTLHLRQLKLVLEA from the coding sequence ATGACCACACAGTTACCGGGTCCGACTGGATTACCGGGCATTGGCAGCCTCCTTGCGTTTCAACGTCATCCAATCTCGTTCCTCGTCGATCTCGAACATCGCTTTGGCTCACCATGCCAGTTTCGCCTTGGATCGACGCCCGTGGTGTTTGCTGGTGATACTGCCAGCATTCGGACCATTTTGGTGGATCAAGCCAGAATATTCCGACAAGTCTATGGCCCATTAAAACAAGTGATCGGGACAAGCCTGATCACGGTGGACGGCGAAGCACATGGTCAGCAGCGGCGACTGTTACAACCCTTCTTTAGCCGACGGCAGGTGGCGAAATATACGGAGTTGATGCAGCGTGCAACCCACGAAATGATGCAGGACTGGCACAGTGGCCAGCAAATAGAGATCAGTCGAGCGACACATCACCTTGCTCTATACATTATCGGACGCGTTCTGTTTGGCGACATTGATCTGCGTGATCGGCAGCTAGCGCTGAGTCAAGGGCTTGATGGCATTTTCAGCTACATCGCTAATCTAATCGGGGTCCATGCGATCAAGAACCTACCACTCAGGGTGCCGGGTACTCCATACCACCGGCTACAACAAGCTATTCCAACGATTCATCGTGCTGTCGATGAACGGATCGAGTTTCAGCAACGGGCAACGCCAAGCGGCATAGATATGCTGACCCAACTCACACAGGTACTTGATGATCAGAATCAGTCCTTAAGCACGCGTGCTATTCGCGATCAGCTTCTCGGACTCTTGTTAGCCGGCCACGAGACAATTGCTACGGTCCTGACATGGACGCTCTTCCTATTGGCCCGCCATCCGTCGATTCAAGAGGCGCTGCGGAACCAGATCCAGGATGTTGCGGGAACGCAACCGCCCGATCACGATGTCCTCGACCGAATTCCGCTGCTGCAGCATGTTATTAAGGAGTCGCTGCGCCTCTACCCACCAGCGTGGCACATTGCGAAAAGGACATCTGAGACCTTCAGGATCGGAGACTATTTGCTGAATGTTGCTCAGACGAAGATTCTCGTTATGTTGAGCCCATACGTAACACATCGCCTGCCAACCTACTGGACCGAACCTACACGGTTTGATCCCGAACGGTTTTCGCGCGGTGAGCCGTCTCAACCCCTCGCATACTTTCCGTTCGGAGCGGGTGAGCGAATGTGTATCGGAATGACGTTTGCGCTCCTCGAAGTGAGACTGGTTTTAGCGATGCTGCTGCAAAAGTTCCGTTTTCAACTCGTATCGAACCCGTCGTTGGCAATAGCCTACTCGCCGACTCTACACCTTCGACAATTGAAGCTTGTGTTAGAGGCGTAA
- a CDS encoding prenyltransferase/squalene oxidase repeat-containing protein, whose translation MDTPLVRLLSALTQLGQDGAITPSIYDTAQCIRFATWHNVKPAISWLLDQQYADGGWGDPHEPLHRIIPTLSAILALQIINPHTPEIAAALKLLQEIDQLWPRELPPDLSVAAEIIIPNLVAEARVAHLDVPPFADQALMEFSRRRMERLKQQAIAAGSPALHSWEIWGADADENLLDGAGSIGHSPSATALWLHRAQHPSFERARTRALRYIHQSAAATGVHIYGVVPTVWPISRFEQTFSLYGLATLGLLQQPEIQLFIAPIVDDLLQRLRTAGGTGMSDAFQTDGDTTAAAVAIVRAAGRQGPQAIEIFQPFMSSGFTAYPGEMHGSISVQGRMLQQLAIDGYNIDVEVGRLCTRQLPDGTWPRDKWNVSWLYSAWHAMLPLSLAPPSEAVEQALDSTMHALRRQQHPDGGWGPTSSQLPDTTFAMLALLVLQPRFDAVIQPMLAPAHHWLDQHIDDPVPDTWIGKQLYSPILVDRILSLTALVASRAVLGAE comes from the coding sequence GTGGACACCCCCCTTGTACGGCTGTTATCTGCTCTTACGCAGCTTGGACAGGATGGGGCTATAACCCCATCCATCTATGACACTGCCCAGTGTATTCGTTTTGCCACCTGGCACAATGTCAAGCCCGCAATCTCCTGGCTCCTTGATCAACAGTATGCCGATGGTGGATGGGGAGACCCGCATGAACCGCTCCATCGAATCATCCCGACGCTCTCTGCTATCTTAGCCCTCCAGATAATCAATCCGCACACCCCCGAAATCGCCGCTGCGCTCAAGCTCCTTCAAGAGATCGATCAGCTCTGGCCACGGGAGCTTCCGCCTGATCTTTCGGTTGCAGCCGAGATCATCATTCCGAATCTGGTCGCCGAAGCGCGGGTAGCCCACCTGGACGTTCCCCCGTTTGCCGATCAGGCATTAATGGAGTTTAGTCGGCGGCGAATGGAGAGGCTCAAACAGCAAGCGATCGCCGCAGGTTCGCCTGCGTTGCACTCCTGGGAAATATGGGGTGCAGATGCCGATGAGAACCTGCTGGATGGAGCAGGCAGCATTGGTCACAGTCCCTCAGCGACCGCTTTGTGGCTGCACCGAGCGCAGCATCCCTCATTTGAGCGAGCACGAACCCGAGCCTTGAGATATATACACCAGTCGGCAGCAGCGACTGGTGTGCATATTTATGGGGTTGTCCCAACCGTATGGCCTATCTCTCGGTTTGAACAAACGTTTAGCCTCTACGGTCTCGCGACGCTCGGCTTGCTTCAGCAGCCGGAAATACAGTTGTTCATCGCACCGATTGTCGACGACCTCCTGCAACGACTCCGTACTGCGGGGGGTACTGGTATGAGTGATGCCTTTCAGACCGACGGCGATACGACCGCGGCCGCGGTAGCAATTGTGCGAGCGGCCGGTCGGCAAGGTCCACAAGCCATAGAGATATTTCAGCCGTTTATGTCGAGTGGGTTCACTGCTTATCCAGGGGAGATGCATGGCTCCATTTCGGTGCAAGGTCGTATGCTGCAGCAATTAGCGATTGATGGCTATAACATAGATGTTGAGGTTGGACGGTTGTGTACCCGTCAGCTTCCAGATGGCACCTGGCCGCGCGATAAGTGGAATGTCAGCTGGCTGTATAGTGCCTGGCATGCGATGTTACCCCTGTCCCTCGCACCTCCATCGGAAGCGGTAGAGCAGGCACTCGACTCGACGATGCATGCGCTGCGGAGGCAGCAACACCCCGATGGCGGGTGGGGACCAACATCATCTCAACTACCAGATACCACTTTTGCCATGCTGGCATTATTAGTGCTTCAACCGCGGTTCGATGCTGTGATCCAACCAATGCTTGCCCCAGCTCATCACTGGTTGGATCAACACATTGATGATCCGGTGCCTGATACATGGATCGGAAAACAATTGTATTCGCCCATTTTGGTTGATCGTATCCTGTCCTTAACCGCACTGGTAGCCAGTCGTGCTGTCCTGGGAGCCGAATGA
- a CDS encoding DnaA N-terminal domain-containing protein, whose amino-acid sequence MYAYLRDTYEQQRAMFPLLVKPEGPTKQQMQRKLGKRSAWAIQGPEYLLRVTGLADVVVDYGQSSDPAHPQRTRVAYYTIGRLDQPVLNWAMLSHVLDALVIGLDSSSGHADDQKAQSAIQALKQGGFLQEGEPGDLFWELGAWPHLLPALINDPRWEAIYSSLHTAGAIRPYREQARRWVEYALQKAARLAHENQAMADMLQAAQRRGPHGAHPTRPAVDTSRVSVPYQIPATQAHQVTSIACVADESLDCREAVEVTSIASATLLRGSHSNTINPLSDHSDSESLARDQLTLTSLSVNKRDSRDSFSGATSPGDSTLNIQPHIRQEELHTTKLDTVFWATVNQILNGTLGRYPHSAGEKKAAERQFSQRNIPSGVALAALRLVMTLPVELRPRTFGEALKLDTFQRAVQQGLLLLPARPHVAPTWESFLWTYRTVGLTDRLRDVGHADYMVLRSLYERNPDECWEVLSRCQHAQSPAKLTPQYLRRAIANNQRAAAEQILSPGSSQELRHPVVVDPRYALLTAEGLAGVALSDDITEEYIRAWIMEADHRASGIKTRPGWLRWGILSGYWPHEHPQLPPRPGQPVSIPPAHDLAQIPDAQPESEWARLWGDVLMRVRDAVSPSDYATWIQSTHLVDMSDEVLVIAVPHVLARDGLLSTPQLLQTLTACAAAVIPTCTDITIVIDSGVPLC is encoded by the coding sequence ATGTATGCCTACCTCCGCGATACCTATGAGCAGCAGCGGGCCATGTTCCCGTTACTGGTGAAGCCGGAGGGGCCGACAAAGCAACAGATGCAGCGAAAGCTGGGGAAACGCTCAGCGTGGGCGATCCAAGGGCCGGAATATCTCCTGCGCGTCACGGGATTGGCAGATGTTGTCGTGGACTACGGCCAAAGCTCCGATCCAGCGCATCCCCAGAGAACGCGAGTCGCCTACTACACGATTGGTCGTCTCGATCAACCTGTCCTTAATTGGGCCATGCTCAGTCACGTTCTCGATGCGTTGGTGATTGGCCTTGATTCATCGTCCGGTCACGCTGATGATCAGAAGGCTCAGTCGGCAATCCAGGCGCTGAAGCAAGGAGGTTTTCTCCAGGAAGGAGAACCTGGGGATCTCTTCTGGGAACTTGGTGCCTGGCCGCATCTCCTGCCTGCCTTAATCAACGATCCCCGTTGGGAAGCGATCTACAGCTCACTGCACACAGCTGGTGCTATTCGTCCCTATCGTGAGCAAGCACGGCGCTGGGTGGAGTACGCGCTGCAGAAAGCGGCGCGGTTAGCCCACGAGAACCAGGCGATGGCCGACATGCTGCAAGCTGCGCAGCGACGCGGACCCCACGGCGCTCATCCCACCCGCCCAGCAGTTGACACGTCCCGTGTATCAGTTCCGTATCAGATTCCAGCGACACAAGCTCATCAAGTGACTTCCATAGCTTGTGTCGCTGACGAGTCGCTAGATTGTCGCGAAGCTGTTGAAGTCACTTCCATAGCTTCAGCGACTCTTCTTCGCGGATCGCATAGCAATACGATCAATCCGCTATCAGATCATAGCGACTCGGAGTCGCTGGCGCGCGATCAATTAACGTTAACGAGTCTGTCTGTTAACAAGAGAGACTCCAGAGACTCCTTTTCTGGAGCGACATCACCTGGCGACAGCACGCTCAACATTCAGCCCCACATCCGCCAAGAGGAACTCCATACGACAAAGCTCGATACGGTGTTTTGGGCGACTGTTAATCAAATTCTCAACGGTACCTTGGGTCGCTACCCGCATTCGGCTGGAGAGAAAAAAGCCGCAGAGAGGCAATTTTCGCAGCGCAACATTCCATCAGGTGTCGCGCTGGCCGCCCTCCGCCTGGTTATGACGCTCCCGGTCGAGCTTCGTCCTCGTACCTTCGGGGAGGCCCTCAAGCTCGATACATTCCAACGCGCTGTTCAGCAAGGATTGCTCTTGCTACCGGCACGACCACACGTTGCGCCAACGTGGGAATCGTTTCTCTGGACCTACCGAACGGTTGGCCTCACTGATCGGCTTCGAGACGTTGGGCACGCCGACTATATGGTTCTGCGTTCCCTCTATGAACGCAACCCGGACGAATGCTGGGAGGTCTTGAGTCGCTGCCAACATGCCCAGTCGCCAGCGAAACTTACGCCCCAATATCTGCGGAGAGCTATCGCCAATAACCAGCGCGCGGCGGCCGAACAGATCCTATCACCTGGATCAAGTCAGGAGTTGCGGCATCCAGTTGTGGTTGATCCACGGTATGCGTTACTCACTGCCGAAGGGCTGGCTGGTGTCGCGCTGTCGGACGACATCACGGAGGAGTACATCCGAGCCTGGATCATGGAGGCTGATCATCGAGCGTCGGGTATCAAAACGCGACCTGGTTGGCTACGGTGGGGTATTCTCTCTGGCTATTGGCCGCATGAGCATCCGCAACTTCCACCCCGGCCCGGACAGCCCGTGAGCATCCCACCTGCGCACGATCTGGCACAGATCCCTGATGCTCAGCCCGAGTCTGAATGGGCACGGCTCTGGGGGGATGTACTCATGCGCGTTCGGGACGCGGTATCTCCGAGCGACTATGCAACCTGGATTCAATCGACGCACCTTGTCGATATGAGCGATGAGGTGCTGGTGATTGCCGTGCCACATGTGTTGGCACGGGACGGTCTACTTAGCACGCCCCAGTTGCTGCAGACCCTGACCGCGTGTGCAGCAGCGGTCATTCCAACCTGTACCGACATCACCATCGTGATTGATTCAGGGGTGCCATTATGCTAA
- a CDS encoding HAMP domain-containing sensor histidine kinase, translated as MNARIQHPVDMRERLWLLRTAALMLGIASIIALPIVLLNPLMTRLNLVNCCILMIFSIVAFTARNQKSLLIGGYGLAGALIYCISTLPGPDLMDSPLGTTYIIAIAIGGITGGARGIWILLGTAVVLFVSLGIAYSMWTINSSTALFTIVMTGLIVGIIMHSLERALKDANRLVDTEQQLQIERNFRMLIRSLQHELQAQANGVRGLVALARGVADGSVNLTESWDGVVLGGLEGRAQRLDTMMQHLLVIAQGKLPEEFQLVSLRGLISDLVKESSVWQYQIPVTIRDEIAEDAVIRCIPAYLLMALDTVVRNAIEAGSRSGKARVDISISTSVDGHSVLLCIQDDGPGFPPAVIRQINSAERGDLSMLVPSAKGIGGLGLNLLRAIVLWHHGSVKIGNNGGSNKGGAWVNIFLPLP; from the coding sequence GTGAACGCTCGTATTCAGCATCCTGTGGATATGCGGGAACGTTTGTGGTTACTACGCACGGCGGCCTTGATGCTCGGCATCGCATCAATAATCGCGCTGCCAATCGTGTTATTAAATCCACTCATGACTCGTCTTAACCTGGTGAATTGCTGCATCCTCATGATTTTTTCGATCGTTGCCTTTACCGCTCGCAATCAAAAGTCGCTCCTGATAGGAGGGTATGGTCTTGCAGGGGCTTTAATTTATTGCATCTCGACACTCCCAGGCCCCGATCTGATGGATTCCCCGCTCGGCACCACGTATATCATCGCCATTGCAATTGGCGGTATTACGGGCGGCGCGCGAGGTATCTGGATTTTGTTAGGTACTGCGGTCGTGCTGTTTGTGTCACTTGGGATCGCCTATAGTATGTGGACAATCAACTCGTCCACGGCGCTGTTCACCATAGTGATGACGGGGCTGATCGTCGGTATCATTATGCATTCTCTGGAACGTGCCTTGAAAGACGCAAACCGGCTTGTTGATACCGAGCAACAACTACAAATAGAGCGCAATTTTCGTATGCTGATCCGGAGCCTTCAACATGAACTGCAGGCTCAGGCGAACGGGGTCCGTGGCTTGGTCGCCCTCGCTCGGGGTGTCGCCGACGGCTCCGTGAATTTAACGGAATCCTGGGATGGCGTCGTCCTTGGAGGACTCGAAGGCCGAGCGCAACGTCTGGATACGATGATGCAGCATCTGCTAGTTATTGCGCAAGGTAAGTTGCCTGAAGAATTCCAACTTGTTTCACTGCGTGGATTGATTTCTGATCTTGTGAAGGAAAGCAGCGTTTGGCAATATCAAATACCCGTTACGATTCGTGACGAAATCGCTGAAGACGCAGTCATTCGCTGCATACCTGCATATTTGCTCATGGCACTCGACACCGTTGTACGTAATGCGATAGAAGCCGGCAGTCGTAGTGGCAAAGCAAGGGTCGATATATCAATCTCGACCTCCGTAGACGGTCATTCTGTGCTGCTCTGCATCCAGGACGACGGCCCCGGATTTCCGCCCGCCGTTATTCGTCAAATTAATAGTGCTGAACGTGGGGATCTCAGCATGCTTGTGCCAAGTGCCAAAGGGATAGGTGGGCTGGGTCTGAACCTGCTTCGAGCAATCGTACTTTGGCATCATGGCTCGGTTAAAATTGGTAATAATGGGGGTAGTAATAAAGGGGGCGCATGGGTTAATATATTCTTACCATTACCATAG
- a CDS encoding C25 family cysteine peptidase: MRQSFWILLFIILATSGLAPSAIADAGFASNPLIDRAGALRIQVLQSGLQQLNGAQLQAAGWDLSTVNPRTIQLWRTGQEVPIDLNGVADGRLDPSDTIRFVSPRTTSRWSTVATYWLASDTVDGLRGTPQLAPGDPIRWEEDALYQTRWPSLNGDRWYGRELVSVPERDRTRIDLSLPVSAPAGTRLQLAVVGTTPQPHTLTLAANGRALDPLRWSGTAPYLGSVLLPFTVLPGVLQLDVTLAGSQADRVLLDWVALPDVRPAYPATPTTPRVERGPGFDPTFGPAPGQPGATFLIITHASLRPALDPLIAAHRQRGDTVGVVDVQTAYDAWSWGDRTPEAIRSLIRTAVTQWQPAPRAILLVGAGTVRMRVEPGATDPTLIPPYLVAADPIRGEIACDTCYTRLDAADPLQDLLPNLPIGRFPARTLAEAQTLVRKTVTALTAPPSGAWQTRALLLTDNDREPDGRVDPAGSFVATAETMMSVLPRGIHGERFYFAPDRPTGQGFYQEAAELRCRLFRALDGGSPHDRACPPLAVGTEPGAALWIYVGHGSPWQWAATTPTSPTPYLWYLYDADARTNGARLPILLSLTCLSGDWANPTLMTTDERMVLHTQGGAIASLSATGEGVNTAHTDLARGVLPTLFATHGDRTLGAAHLAGLRRVVASGTHVELAFSFGILGDPDVALPFVPTSTAWVPLVGRS; the protein is encoded by the coding sequence ATGCGGCAGAGTTTCTGGATTCTTCTTTTCATCATCCTCGCCACATCCGGCCTCGCGCCATCGGCGATCGCAGACGCAGGATTCGCGTCGAATCCGCTGATCGACCGTGCCGGTGCCCTGCGTATCCAGGTGCTGCAGTCGGGCCTCCAGCAGCTTAATGGCGCGCAGCTGCAGGCGGCTGGATGGGATCTCAGCACGGTTAATCCTCGCACGATTCAGCTGTGGCGGACGGGCCAGGAGGTGCCGATCGATCTGAACGGAGTCGCCGATGGGCGGCTCGATCCGTCGGATACGATCCGGTTTGTCAGCCCACGCACAACCAGCCGCTGGAGCACCGTCGCCACGTATTGGCTGGCCTCGGACACGGTAGATGGGCTGCGCGGCACCCCACAGCTTGCGCCGGGCGATCCCATCCGCTGGGAAGAGGATGCGCTGTACCAGACGCGCTGGCCATCGCTGAACGGCGACCGCTGGTATGGGCGGGAGTTGGTCAGCGTCCCGGAACGGGATCGGACCAGGATCGACCTGTCCCTCCCCGTCTCCGCGCCGGCTGGCACGCGCCTGCAGCTGGCCGTCGTCGGCACGACGCCGCAGCCCCATACGCTGACCCTGGCCGCAAATGGTCGCGCGCTCGACCCGCTGCGTTGGAGCGGCACCGCGCCGTATCTTGGCAGCGTACTCCTCCCGTTCACGGTCCTGCCGGGTGTCCTCCAGCTTGACGTCACGCTAGCAGGTAGCCAGGCAGATCGGGTGCTGCTGGACTGGGTGGCGCTGCCGGACGTGCGCCCGGCCTATCCCGCGACACCCACCACGCCGCGCGTCGAGCGTGGTCCCGGGTTCGATCCGACCTTCGGACCCGCGCCCGGTCAGCCTGGCGCGACCTTTCTCATCATTACGCACGCGTCGCTGCGCCCGGCCCTCGATCCGCTGATTGCGGCACACCGGCAGCGCGGCGACACGGTCGGCGTGGTCGACGTGCAGACGGCCTATGATGCCTGGTCCTGGGGCGATCGCACTCCTGAGGCGATTCGGAGCCTGATTCGGACCGCCGTCACGCAGTGGCAGCCGGCTCCCCGCGCGATCTTGCTGGTTGGTGCGGGCACGGTCCGGATGCGGGTGGAGCCCGGTGCCACTGACCCCACCCTGATCCCCCCGTATCTGGTTGCGGCCGACCCGATCCGCGGCGAGATCGCCTGCGATACCTGTTACACCCGCCTGGACGCGGCTGATCCACTCCAGGATCTGCTGCCCAATCTGCCGATTGGCCGGTTTCCGGCGCGCACGCTCGCCGAAGCCCAGACCCTGGTGCGGAAAACCGTCACCGCGCTCACCGCCCCGCCCAGCGGCGCGTGGCAGACCCGCGCGCTGCTGCTGACCGACAACGATCGCGAGCCGGATGGCCGGGTCGATCCCGCCGGGAGCTTTGTGGCAACGGCGGAGACGATGATGTCCGTGCTGCCGCGCGGGATACACGGCGAGCGGTTCTACTTTGCGCCGGATCGCCCAACTGGGCAGGGCTTCTACCAGGAGGCCGCGGAGCTGCGCTGCCGCCTGTTCCGGGCCCTGGATGGCGGTTCGCCGCATGACCGTGCCTGCCCGCCGCTCGCCGTTGGCACCGAGCCCGGCGCGGCGCTCTGGATCTATGTCGGGCACGGCTCACCCTGGCAGTGGGCGGCGACAACGCCCACCTCGCCGACGCCCTATCTGTGGTACCTCTATGACGCCGACGCACGGACGAACGGGGCGCGTCTGCCGATCCTGCTCAGCCTGACCTGTCTCAGCGGCGACTGGGCCAACCCGACCCTGATGACCACGGATGAACGGATGGTTCTGCACACGCAGGGTGGCGCCATCGCCAGCCTGTCGGCCACCGGCGAAGGGGTGAATACGGCGCATACCGATCTCGCCCGCGGCGTGCTTCCGACGCTCTTCGCCACCCATGGCGATCGGACGCTGGGCGCGGCGCATCTCGCCGGACTGCGCCGCGTGGTGGCCAGCGGGACGCACGTTGAGTTGGCGTTTAGTTTTGGCATTCTGGGCGATCCGGACGTGGCGCTGCCGTTTGTGCCGACCTCGACCGCCTGGGTGCCGCTGGTGGGGCGCTCATGA
- a CDS encoding STAS domain-containing protein, whose translation MTTLFPADAAVSLFEETPWRPGLLQAFLAAMEGGFLIVDPSSQAVCNKRFLEIWNIPPALAGNCPSMLRHIVDQLVDPDQFEHQLHAVSSDPTTIVRDEVVLNDGRVIARCSQPSRDGRGDPYRVWFFYDVTHQKQAAERLRQQQAQIIQQQQAALAELSTPLIPISDDVLVMPLIGAVDTNRAQQILETLLEGVSQRRPRVVILDITGVAIVDTQVANALVQAAQAVQLLGSQVRLTGIRPNIAETLVTLGVSFRGITTHGTLQDAISATLAAGR comes from the coding sequence ATGACCACCCTATTTCCTGCAGACGCAGCCGTCTCCCTCTTCGAGGAAACACCGTGGAGACCGGGTCTCCTTCAGGCGTTTCTTGCCGCGATGGAAGGGGGATTCCTGATTGTCGATCCAAGCAGCCAGGCGGTGTGCAACAAACGGTTTTTAGAGATCTGGAACATCCCTCCGGCGCTCGCAGGGAACTGCCCGTCCATGCTGCGGCATATCGTCGACCAGCTGGTCGATCCCGATCAGTTCGAGCACCAGTTGCACGCAGTCAGCAGCGATCCAACGACCATCGTTCGTGATGAAGTTGTCCTGAACGATGGTCGCGTGATCGCCCGGTGTTCCCAGCCAAGCAGGGACGGGCGGGGCGACCCGTACCGGGTCTGGTTTTTTTATGATGTGACCCATCAAAAGCAGGCAGCAGAACGGCTTCGGCAGCAACAAGCGCAAATTATTCAGCAGCAACAAGCGGCATTGGCGGAGCTGTCAACGCCGCTTATTCCCATTTCCGATGATGTTCTCGTGATGCCACTCATCGGCGCAGTTGATACGAATCGCGCTCAGCAGATCCTCGAAACGCTCCTCGAAGGCGTGAGTCAGCGGCGGCCACGCGTCGTGATCCTTGACATCACCGGCGTCGCAATCGTTGACACGCAAGTCGCCAACGCCCTCGTGCAGGCCGCGCAAGCGGTACAGCTGTTGGGTTCCCAGGTCAGACTCACCGGCATCCGACCCAATATCGCGGAAACGCTGGTCACACTAGGGGTGTCGTTCCGGGGGATTACCACCCACGGAACACTGCAGGACGCTATTTCCGCTACCCTCGCAGCGGGTAGATAA